A region from the Brassica napus cultivar Da-Ae chromosome C8, Da-Ae, whole genome shotgun sequence genome encodes:
- the LOC125591502 gene encoding uncharacterized protein LOC125591502, whose protein sequence is MSKISNLDYAALNLSGDNYLQRALDTKINLRSKELVDTIIKGNNETDKNQYMAISIIRHHLIEGLKDQYLTMENPLDIWTALHRRYDHQKKVLLPKARHEWKNLRFMDYKSVDEYNSVLFKIVSMMRLCGEEVTEKELLDKTFSTFHSTNVLLQQQYRERCFTSYTDLISCLLLAEANNELLMKNSEMRPIGTSSLPKTNEAEKKDPKECNHVHDNKKSHGKGRSRFKGRGRDSYGRETTITVVVVPAVAEVIMAVVEVAYPNRLTRPNQLVTDAVW, encoded by the coding sequence atgtcgaaaatctcaaacCTAGACTATGctgcccttaatctctccggagacaactATTTGCAACGGGCACTTGACACAAAGATTAATTTGAGGTCAAAGGAACTAGTTGATACTATCATCAAGGGTAACAATGAGACTGATAAGAATCAGTACAtggctataagtattatacgccaCCATCTCATTGagggtctaaaagatcagtacctCACCATGGAGAATCCACTAGACATTTGGACCGCTTTACACcgtagatatgatcaccagaaaaaaGTGCTATTACCAAAGGCTAGACATGAGTGGAAGAATCTCAGATTCatggactataagtctgtggatgaaTACAATTCAGTATTGTTTAAGATAGTCTCAATGATGAGATTATGTGGTGAGGAAGTAACCGAGAAAGAGTTGCTTGATAAAACATTCTCCACGTTCCATTCAACGAACGTGTTGCTGCAACAGCAGTATAGAGAGAGATGCTTCACCtcatacactgatctgatctcgtgcctgctCCTGGCCGAGGCTAATAATGAACTCCTGATgaaaaacagtgagatgagacccaTAGGAACATCATCATTACCAAAAACCAATGAGGctgaaaagaaagatcccaaagaaTGCAACCACGTCCATGATAATAAGAAGTCACACGGCAAAGGCCGTAGTAGATTCAAGGGACGTGGCCGTGACAGCTATGGCCGGGAAACCACAATAACagtggtcgtggttccagccGTGGCCGAGGTAAttatggccgtggtcgaggtggcatatccaaaccgtctAACTCGACCAAATCAGCTTGTCACAGATGCGGTATGGTAA
- the LOC125591501 gene encoding uncharacterized protein LOC125591501, which produces MGLRRTPLVLYILFIFHLHHDFTSVSSRSSSLDTNKESLHLNESKPVVDVFEGKARELAFVIKRRGSGKAGGGGGSGSSTSGGDGGSSGSSTSGGGGLVVAAIAAWEEEV; this is translated from the coding sequence ATGGGCTTGAGAAGAACACCGTTGGTTTTATACATTCTCTTCATCTTTCATCTTCATCACGATTTCACTTCCGTTAGCTCACGGTCTTCCTCACTTGATACGAACAAAGAGAGTCTTCATCTAAATGAGTCAAAACCAGTTGTTGATGTGTTTGAAGGAAAGGCTCGAGAGTTAGCTTTCGTTATCAAACGAAGAGGCAGTGGAAAAGCTGGTGGAGGCGGCGGTAGCGGTAGCAGCACGAGTGGAGGAGATGGGGGCAGCAGTGGTAGCAGCACGAGTGGAGGAGGTGGTCTGGTGGTGGCGGCGATAGCAGCGTGGGAGGAGGAGGTGTAA
- the LOC106362232 gene encoding glycine-rich protein 23-like, with product MMGLRRTPLVLYILFIFHLHHDFTSVSSRSSSLDTNKESLHLNESKPVDDVFEGKARELAFVIKRRGSGGAGGGGGSSTSGGDGGSSGSSTSGGGGGGDSSVGGGGVSGRSWSNGGGRFGSSYAGRNGTRGSHRSSGSQNIRRAVCAAGWLGLSILVGLILA from the coding sequence aTGATGGGCTTGAGAAGAACACCGTTGGTTTTATACATTCTCTTCATCTTTCATCTTCATCACGATTTCACTTCCGTTAGCTCACGCTCTTCCTCACTTGATACGAACAAAGAGAGTCTTCATCTAAATGAGTCAAAACCAGTTGATGATGTGTTTGAAGGAAAGGCTCGAGAGTTAGCTTTCGTTATCAAACGAAGAGGCAGTGGAGGAGCTGGTGGAGGCGGCGGTAGCAGCACGAGTGGAGGAGATGGGGGCAGCAGTGGTAGCAGCACGAGTGGAGGAGGTGGTGGCGGCGATAGCAGCGTGGGAGGAGGAGGTGTAAGCGGTCGAAGCTGGTCAAACGGCGGAGGACGTTTTGGTTCGAGTTATGCTGGTCGTAACGGTACTCGTGGATCGCATCGTTCAAGCGGCAGCCAGAATATTCGAAGGGCAGTATGTGCGGCCGGTTGGTTGGGTTTATCAATTTTAGTCGGTTTAATATTGGCTTAG
- the LOC125591761 gene encoding CST complex subunit STN1-like, with translation MDRSQQNTHAKLMTRDIHRLTPSPTEANCFSLGAISWVSRVETVGTIVSRDMAEKFLKFSVDDGTGCVTCIMWLNQLTSPYFHRFDSSTILLHSRVARRQARDIRIGAVARVRGRVGLYRGGMQITATNVVIERDPNAEILHWLECVRLSRSCYRIQS, from the coding sequence ATGGATCGATCCCAGCAAAACACACACGCGAAACTCATGACACGTGACATCCACCGCCTGACACCATCACCGACAGAAGCCAACTGTTTCTCGCTGGGTGCTATCTCGTGGGTCTCACGCGTAGAGACAGTGGGCACGATCGTCTCTCGCGACATGGCCGAGAAGTTCCTCAAGTTCAGCGTTGACGATGGCACTGGCTGCGTCACGTGCATCATGTGGCTCAACCAACTCACTTCTCCTTACTTCCACCGGTTCGACTCATCGACGATTCTTCTGCACTCAAGGGTCGCTCGTAGACAAGCAAGAGACATCAGAATCGGAGCCGTAGCTCGCGTTCGTGGCCGCGTCGGCTTGTACAGAGGAGGTATGCAGATCACCGCGACTAATGTGGTAATCGAGAGAGACCCTAACGCTGAGATCTTGCACTGGTTGGAGTGTGTTAGGCTTAGTCGAAGCTGTTATCGAATTCAAAGTTAA